Proteins from one Listeria innocua genomic window:
- the ppsA gene encoding phosphoenolpyruvate synthase, giving the protein MTSYVLKFQETNETNEALVGGKGMNLSECAKIQGVRVPAGFSVTTEAYKETVAENHEFKQLLEQLTLQENENTADIREISAKIRTLIQNIPIAPEISVEIDAAIMNIDASAAFAVRSSATAEDLPHTSFAGQHDTYLNIIGIDEILRHISKCWASLFTERAIIYRNENHFEHSKVHLAVVVQEMIFPEASGILFTADPITSNRKSLAIDASFGLGEALVSGLVSADSYTIQENTITNKIIATKKIAIYGLKEGGTETRPLEPSKQTAQTLTDEQILTLAKLGRTVEAHFNKPQDIEWCLAQGQFYIVQSRPITTLYPVPEVDEPGNRVYISVAHQQMMTDAMKPLGLSFYLMTTSASMYPAGGRLFVDITQSLSFPTSRDMMVNTLGASDPLIKDALLTVINKKDFLPPLPVENTPNHATAPGKPPVRNVPDPAVVFELVKNSEASINQLNETIKTKSGSALFDFIVEDLLELKSVLFNQTSIDAIMAGMDASAWLNEHISKWLGEKNVADTLSESAPNNITSKMGLELLDVADAIRPYPAVRSYLEQTKNPDFLADLAHLEGGKEAKHAIEAYLEKYGMRCAGEIDLTKTRWIENPLALVPLILSNIKNFEPNASKHKFEQGEKEAREKEQTLLKQLAELPDGAEKAAETKTKIDTLRNFIGYREYPKYGMINRYFIYKRALLRAGEELVRSGVISEKEDIYFLYFDELREVVRTNKADYQLINTRKSDFASYEKLTPPRILTSDGEMISGQYHRENLPENTILGLPVSSGVVEGRARVILNMEKADLEDGDILVTAFTDPSWTPAFVSIKGLITEVGGLMTHGAVIAREYGLPAVVGVENATKIIQDGARIRINGTEGYIELLD; this is encoded by the coding sequence ATGACGTCATACGTATTGAAATTTCAGGAAACCAACGAAACAAATGAAGCCTTAGTTGGTGGCAAAGGAATGAATTTAAGCGAGTGCGCAAAGATTCAAGGCGTGCGCGTACCAGCCGGTTTTTCCGTTACGACCGAAGCATACAAAGAAACCGTAGCAGAAAATCATGAATTCAAACAACTCCTGGAACAACTCACACTCCAAGAAAACGAAAACACAGCGGACATTCGTGAAATTAGCGCAAAGATTCGCACACTCATTCAAAATATCCCGATTGCTCCAGAAATCAGCGTTGAAATTGATGCTGCTATTATGAACATCGATGCGAGCGCGGCATTTGCTGTCCGCTCTAGCGCTACCGCCGAAGACCTCCCTCATACTTCCTTTGCTGGGCAACATGATACTTATTTAAATATTATTGGTATAGATGAAATACTGCGCCATATTAGTAAATGCTGGGCTTCTTTATTTACCGAGCGTGCTATTATTTACCGAAACGAAAACCATTTTGAACATAGCAAGGTGCATTTGGCTGTAGTTGTTCAAGAAATGATTTTCCCTGAAGCTTCTGGCATCCTATTCACCGCAGATCCAATCACGTCTAATCGAAAATCACTAGCTATTGATGCAAGTTTCGGCTTAGGTGAGGCTCTAGTTTCCGGTTTAGTGTCAGCAGATTCCTATACCATCCAAGAAAATACTATTACAAATAAAATCATTGCCACTAAAAAAATCGCCATATATGGGTTAAAAGAAGGCGGAACGGAAACGAGGCCACTGGAGCCATCCAAGCAAACAGCTCAAACATTAACCGATGAACAAATTTTAACTTTAGCTAAACTTGGCAGAACCGTAGAAGCTCATTTTAATAAACCACAAGATATTGAATGGTGTTTGGCTCAGGGGCAATTTTATATTGTTCAAAGTCGTCCGATTACTACGCTTTATCCAGTTCCTGAGGTGGACGAGCCAGGAAATCGGGTCTATATATCTGTGGCTCATCAACAAATGATGACTGATGCAATGAAGCCACTTGGTCTTTCCTTTTATTTAATGACAACCTCTGCTTCGATGTATCCAGCTGGTGGAAGATTATTCGTGGATATTACCCAAAGCCTATCCTTCCCCACTTCAAGAGATATGATGGTAAATACACTTGGCGCGTCTGACCCATTAATTAAAGATGCTCTTTTGACAGTTATTAATAAAAAAGATTTCTTGCCACCATTACCAGTGGAAAACACACCCAATCATGCGACCGCACCAGGCAAACCACCTGTACGAAATGTTCCTGATCCCGCTGTCGTTTTTGAATTAGTAAAAAATAGTGAAGCATCCATTAACCAACTTAATGAGACGATTAAAACGAAATCAGGTTCCGCCTTATTTGATTTCATTGTAGAGGACCTTCTGGAGCTTAAAAGCGTTTTATTTAACCAGACAAGCATTGATGCAATTATGGCTGGTATGGACGCTTCTGCATGGTTAAACGAGCATATTAGCAAATGGCTTGGTGAAAAAAACGTAGCAGATACACTTTCTGAATCCGCACCCAATAATATTACTTCAAAGATGGGCTTAGAATTGTTAGATGTAGCCGATGCTATTCGACCATATCCTGCTGTTAGAAGCTATTTAGAACAAACTAAAAATCCAGATTTCTTAGCTGATCTAGCTCATTTAGAAGGTGGTAAAGAAGCAAAACATGCAATAGAAGCCTATTTAGAAAAATACGGAATGCGCTGCGCCGGCGAAATCGACTTAACAAAAACGCGCTGGATAGAAAACCCGCTAGCGCTCGTTCCATTAATTTTGAGTAATATTAAAAATTTCGAACCAAATGCAAGTAAACACAAGTTCGAACAAGGCGAAAAAGAAGCGCGCGAAAAAGAACAAACCCTTTTAAAACAATTAGCAGAGCTTCCAGACGGGGCTGAAAAAGCGGCCGAAACAAAAACGAAAATCGATACTTTACGTAATTTCATCGGCTATCGCGAGTATCCAAAATACGGAATGATTAATCGTTACTTTATTTATAAGCGCGCATTGCTTCGTGCTGGCGAAGAGCTTGTGAGAAGTGGCGTTATCTCAGAAAAAGAAGATATATATTTCCTTTATTTTGATGAATTACGCGAAGTTGTACGTACAAATAAAGCTGATTATCAACTTATTAATACTAGAAAAAGCGATTTTGCTTCTTATGAAAAATTGACGCCACCGCGGATTCTTACATCGGACGGCGAAATGATTAGCGGGCAATATCACCGCGAAAACCTTCCGGAAAATACGATTCTCGGTCTGCCTGTTTCATCGGGTGTGGTTGAAGGTCGGGCACGCGTTATTTTAAATATGGAAAAAGCTGATTTAGAAGATGGCGATATTTTAGTTACAGCTTTTACCGATCCAAGCTGGACTCCCGCGTTTGTTTCGATTAAAGGGCTTATCACCGAGGTTGGCGGGCTGATGACACATGGTGCAGTAATTGCTCGGGAATATGGTCTCCCTGCTGTTGTTGGTGTCGAAAATGCCACTAAAATTATACAGGATGGTGCACGTATTCGAATAAATGGAACAGAAGGATATATCGAACTCCTTGATTAA
- a CDS encoding polysaccharide deacetylase family protein, whose translation MKIRWIKVSLVTILIIAVVFVGVIGFQKYQFSKSRNKVIMQMDRLMKDQDGGNFRRLDKKEDGVEIISYIPKTSTKQDNEIIQKEIEKAKSAEIKKLNRDKDKQGIIFYTYQKQKMAEQVVSYKAVQSEYVKEGKTKFVLKDKKDICKNIVTDAKTGALLTLGDVLIKNDETKLNLKTAAEQELIKTGDIPLKDVGKLGGIKSLVKWDQTDFELTNSELIVPVEAPGISGPKKVNLKLADIASSVNKRYLPSSVKVPEIPKAKTNKRIALTFDDGPSASVTPGVLDTLKRYDVKATFFVLGSSVVQNPGLVKRELDEGHQVGSHSWDHPQLTKLSEQEVYNQILQTQKVVFDQTGYFPTTMRPPYGAVNKKVADEIGLPIIQWSVDTEDWKNKNAKVVTQRVLAGATDGAIVLMHDIHKTTAASLDETLKQLKSQGFEFVTINELYGEKLQIGKQYFDKTESRMVK comes from the coding sequence GTGAAAATAAGGTGGATTAAAGTTTCACTAGTTACGATTCTCATTATTGCCGTGGTTTTTGTTGGTGTCATAGGGTTCCAAAAATACCAATTTTCAAAGTCGCGCAACAAAGTAATAATGCAGATGGATAGACTAATGAAAGACCAAGATGGAGGTAATTTTCGCCGCTTGGATAAGAAAGAGGACGGAGTAGAAATTATTTCTTATATTCCTAAAACTTCCACGAAACAAGACAACGAAATTATCCAGAAAGAAATTGAAAAGGCTAAATCTGCAGAAATAAAGAAATTAAACAGAGATAAAGATAAGCAAGGGATTATTTTTTACACTTATCAAAAGCAGAAAATGGCCGAGCAAGTAGTATCTTACAAAGCTGTCCAATCTGAGTACGTAAAAGAAGGTAAAACTAAATTTGTACTTAAGGACAAAAAAGATATTTGCAAAAACATTGTCACTGACGCCAAAACAGGCGCTCTGTTAACACTTGGGGATGTGTTAATAAAAAATGACGAAACAAAATTAAATTTAAAGACTGCAGCAGAGCAAGAACTTATTAAAACAGGGGACATTCCTTTAAAAGATGTTGGGAAACTCGGAGGAATAAAGAGCTTAGTGAAATGGGATCAAACTGATTTTGAACTTACTAACTCGGAACTAATTGTACCAGTTGAAGCACCAGGGATTTCAGGACCGAAAAAAGTAAATCTAAAACTTGCTGACATTGCTAGTTCTGTGAATAAACGTTACTTACCAAGCAGCGTAAAAGTCCCAGAAATACCAAAAGCAAAAACAAACAAACGTATTGCACTTACTTTTGATGATGGCCCAAGCGCTTCAGTAACACCAGGCGTACTAGATACATTGAAACGCTATGATGTAAAAGCGACATTCTTTGTACTTGGCTCTAGTGTTGTGCAAAATCCAGGTTTAGTAAAACGTGAATTAGATGAAGGACACCAAGTTGGTAGTCACTCATGGGATCATCCACAGTTAACTAAACTATCGGAACAAGAAGTTTACAACCAGATTCTACAAACACAAAAAGTTGTTTTTGATCAAACAGGTTATTTTCCAACGACAATGCGTCCTCCTTATGGCGCAGTAAACAAAAAGGTTGCTGATGAAATTGGACTTCCGATTATTCAGTGGTCTGTTGATACAGAAGATTGGAAAAATAAAAACGCAAAAGTAGTTACTCAAAGAGTCCTTGCTGGTGCAACGGACGGAGCGATTGTGCTAATGCATGATATTCATAAAACAACTGCTGCGAGCTTAGATGAAACGTTGAAACAACTGAAAAGTCAAGGCTTCGAATTTGTAACTATTAACGAACTTTATGGAGAGAAATTGCAGATTGGTAAGCAATATTTCGATAAAACAGAGTCGAGAATGGTGAAGTAA
- a CDS encoding NusG domain II-containing protein: protein MRQYMKMVRPFDFVIIVALILGSFLPLLLFSVAEAKNTGDEVVAIISQNGKVIREIPLTGHKGNEQFTIKGKGAQYNLMEVDGERIRIKEDNSPDQVGVKMGWKSKAGDTIVCLPHKVFVEIKSTQKDSKDPDTDLIVPN, encoded by the coding sequence ATGCGCCAATATATGAAAATGGTACGCCCATTTGATTTTGTAATTATCGTTGCACTGATTTTGGGTTCGTTTTTACCACTATTGTTATTTTCCGTTGCTGAGGCTAAAAATACCGGCGATGAAGTCGTAGCAATCATTTCACAAAATGGCAAAGTAATTCGGGAAATTCCGCTAACAGGTCATAAAGGAAATGAGCAATTTACGATTAAAGGAAAAGGCGCACAATATAATTTGATGGAAGTAGACGGCGAGCGAATTCGCATCAAAGAAGATAACAGCCCTGACCAAGTTGGTGTGAAAATGGGCTGGAAATCTAAAGCTGGTGACACCATTGTTTGTTTACCCCATAAAGTATTCGTGGAAATAAAATCAACACAGAAAGATAGCAAAGATCCTGATACAGATTTAATTGTGCCAAATTAA
- a CDS encoding inorganic phosphate transporter — protein MDTVILITVIIVIMGLAFDFINGFHDIANAVATSISTRALKPRVAIGIAAVMNFLGAISFTGVAESLTKSIVDPFSLNNGEFVVLCGLIAAVIWNLMTWLVGMPSSSSHALIGAIAGASIASASSFSVLNWSGFTTIIIALIISPIIGFTVGYLIYSLFKTLFHDKKLGKMNRRFRFIQIGTAAVQAYSHGTNDAQKTMGIITLALVASGLLKESAGIPFWVQVSCAASMAIGSSVGGYRIIKTVGTKIMKITPVTGVASDLSSLSVIMSATLIHLPVSTTQVIDSSIMGVGTANHKKEVNWRTGKNMVVTWFITLPLAGLLAAVVYWISAAIFL, from the coding sequence ATGGATACGGTTATTTTAATAACGGTTATTATCGTTATAATGGGGTTAGCGTTTGATTTTATAAATGGGTTTCACGATATTGCAAATGCCGTTGCTACGAGTATTTCCACTAGAGCGTTAAAACCACGTGTGGCGATTGGGATTGCTGCTGTGATGAACTTTTTAGGAGCGATTTCTTTTACAGGAGTAGCCGAGTCGCTTACAAAGAGTATAGTGGATCCTTTTTCATTAAATAACGGAGAATTTGTGGTTTTATGTGGTTTAATTGCTGCGGTGATTTGGAATTTGATGACTTGGCTTGTTGGGATGCCGAGTAGTTCCTCGCACGCTCTTATTGGTGCGATAGCAGGTGCTTCTATTGCTTCTGCTAGTAGTTTTAGCGTGCTTAATTGGTCTGGATTTACAACGATTATTATCGCGTTAATAATTTCGCCAATCATTGGTTTTACAGTCGGTTATTTAATATATTCGCTGTTTAAAACCCTTTTTCATGATAAAAAACTTGGTAAAATGAATCGGCGTTTTCGTTTTATTCAAATTGGAACTGCAGCCGTTCAAGCATATTCTCACGGAACGAATGATGCCCAAAAAACAATGGGGATTATCACGCTAGCTTTAGTTGCAAGTGGACTTTTAAAAGAATCAGCTGGAATTCCGTTTTGGGTTCAAGTTAGTTGTGCGGCTTCCATGGCGATCGGTTCATCTGTCGGTGGTTACCGGATAATCAAAACAGTTGGAACAAAGATTATGAAAATTACACCAGTAACAGGAGTAGCTTCGGATTTAAGTTCGCTTTCAGTAATCATGTCAGCTACTTTAATCCATTTACCAGTGAGCACAACGCAAGTAATCGATAGCTCAATTATGGGTGTTGGAACTGCTAATCATAAAAAAGAAGTAAACTGGCGTACAGGTAAAAATATGGTGGTCACCTGGTTCATCACGTTACCATTAGCTGGACTCTTAGCGGCAGTGGTATACTGGATATCAGCAGCCATTTTCTTATAA
- a CDS encoding BglG family transcription antiterminator: protein MGYFAYKRLETLYGMLLDAGSHLSAQKLSQDLHISERTIRTDIAKLTEFLETNGATITLTRGAGYKIEILDPTAFEAFQADKNKPKNADYFDLDNPEERVKYEIFLLLSSADYIKLEDLADTLFASRATISNDMKQVRTVIASYDLTLVSKPGSGVKIVGEEEKMRYTLTALIASKKAPESYLETFFEWHKQKEKLQKLMSAVTDYFFANNIRFTDEALQNLLLHMMILVERIELGHSLEQFELTDVSEEEITIANNLAGILASLFEIEISEGDKNYLLLQIASKRILNVEDKEISEFDDYAYIEGMLNRIESQYFYRLQDDLQLKKDLIAHIHSMLYRVKYHMTVKNPMTEHIKRYYPLAYEITLDAVESLKKDYPYDINQNELAYLALHIGASLERNYQISYYRHKSALIVCGSGFGTARIVEAKVKSAVSNLDITKVVSIQEYNRFIHIEEDIILSTVRIPEKNKPVIKISNIPTNEELKMLGAIIEEQTDPNRGFLSSFFDAAFFARSTLTNKTAILEEMVESLKSKNIVGDEFLNSVIERERLGSTVLGTGIAIPHPLGLMAKETKIVIRILDNPIKWDQKQSVHAVFLLCISKNDYEEAINIYELLVELVREEYGEKLAALKSFTDFTSLANDILKKK from the coding sequence CTATATGGCATGCTCCTTGATGCGGGTAGCCACCTGTCAGCTCAGAAACTCAGCCAAGATTTACATATTTCAGAACGAACAATCCGGACGGACATAGCCAAATTAACCGAATTCCTCGAAACAAACGGAGCAACCATTACCTTAACTAGGGGCGCGGGATATAAAATAGAAATCCTTGATCCCACTGCCTTTGAAGCATTTCAGGCCGACAAAAATAAACCAAAAAATGCGGATTATTTTGACTTGGATAACCCGGAAGAACGCGTGAAATACGAGATATTCTTACTACTTTCTAGCGCTGATTATATTAAATTAGAAGATTTGGCAGACACCCTTTTTGCTAGTCGTGCGACGATCTCTAATGACATGAAACAAGTCCGAACAGTTATCGCATCTTATGATTTAACGCTCGTCTCAAAACCAGGAAGTGGCGTGAAAATTGTTGGAGAAGAAGAAAAAATGCGCTACACACTAACGGCTCTGATTGCCTCGAAAAAAGCCCCAGAGTCCTACTTAGAAACATTTTTTGAGTGGCATAAACAAAAAGAAAAGTTGCAAAAGTTAATGTCAGCCGTGACGGATTATTTTTTTGCAAACAACATTCGTTTTACAGATGAAGCACTTCAAAATTTGCTCTTACATATGATGATTTTAGTAGAGCGAATTGAACTAGGGCATTCTTTAGAACAATTTGAATTAACAGATGTTAGCGAAGAAGAAATCACAATCGCAAATAATTTAGCTGGCATTCTAGCTTCTCTTTTTGAAATTGAAATCTCAGAAGGGGACAAAAACTATTTACTTCTCCAAATTGCTAGTAAACGGATTTTGAATGTGGAAGATAAAGAAATTAGCGAATTCGATGATTATGCCTATATTGAAGGGATGTTAAATCGGATTGAATCGCAATATTTTTATCGTTTGCAAGATGATTTACAGTTAAAAAAAGATTTGATCGCACACATTCATTCCATGCTATATCGCGTGAAATATCATATGACTGTAAAAAATCCAATGACCGAGCATATTAAACGATACTACCCACTGGCTTACGAAATCACGCTAGATGCAGTAGAATCACTAAAAAAAGATTATCCATACGATATTAATCAAAATGAATTAGCTTATTTGGCGCTTCATATCGGGGCATCATTGGAACGAAACTATCAAATATCCTATTATCGCCATAAATCAGCGCTCATTGTGTGTGGTTCGGGATTTGGAACTGCACGAATTGTCGAAGCGAAAGTAAAATCAGCCGTAAGTAATTTAGACATTACTAAAGTTGTTTCCATTCAAGAATATAATCGTTTTATTCATATTGAAGAAGATATTATTCTTTCCACCGTCAGAATTCCAGAAAAAAATAAACCAGTTATTAAAATTAGCAATATCCCGACGAACGAAGAATTAAAAATGCTTGGAGCGATTATCGAGGAGCAGACAGACCCTAATCGAGGCTTCTTATCTTCCTTTTTTGACGCTGCATTTTTTGCGAGAAGTACGCTTACTAATAAGACAGCGATTTTGGAAGAGATGGTTGAGTCACTAAAAAGTAAAAATATTGTTGGCGACGAGTTTTTGAATTCTGTAATAGAAAGGGAACGGCTCGGTTCAACGGTGCTCGGAACTGGAATCGCCATCCCGCATCCTCTAGGCTTAATGGCTAAAGAGACGAAAATCGTCATCAGAATTTTAGATAATCCGATTAAATGGGATCAAAAACAATCTGTTCACGCTGTCTTTTTATTATGTATTAGTAAAAATGATTATGAAGAAGCAATCAATATTTATGAATTACTTGTGGAATTAGTTCGCGAAGAGTACGGTGAAAAACTTGCGGCTTTAAAAAGTTTTACGGATTTTACTAGTTTAGCGAACGATATTTTAAAGAAAAAGTAA
- a CDS encoding ZIP family metal transporter, with protein MLSYLSTLNPVLLALLAGIFTWACTAAGASLVFFFKNLNKKWGNVMLGFAAGVMLAASFWSLLAPAIEMSKDLGKFSFVPALVGFLLGGIFLRVIDRIIPHLHFGFPEQAKEGPKTSLRKSILLVLSITIHNIPEGAAVGVAFGAVITGDTETLITAIVLALGIGIQNFPEGAAVSIPLRGEGLSRGKSFWYGQLSAVVEPIFAVIGAVLVVFVTPILPFALAFAAGAMIFVIVEELIPESQVEGSADLATAATMAGFAVMMVLDVALG; from the coding sequence TTGTTAAGTTACTTATCGACGTTAAACCCGGTACTTTTAGCATTACTAGCAGGAATCTTCACCTGGGCTTGTACAGCAGCGGGAGCATCACTCGTGTTTTTCTTTAAAAATTTAAATAAAAAATGGGGCAATGTAATGCTCGGTTTTGCTGCTGGTGTTATGCTCGCAGCTAGTTTTTGGTCACTTCTTGCACCTGCAATCGAAATGAGCAAGGATTTAGGGAAATTTTCTTTTGTGCCAGCTTTAGTCGGTTTTTTACTCGGTGGCATATTTTTGCGTGTCATTGATCGCATTATTCCTCACTTGCATTTTGGATTTCCCGAACAAGCAAAAGAAGGTCCTAAAACATCACTTCGAAAAAGTATTTTGCTAGTGCTTTCGATTACGATTCATAATATTCCAGAAGGCGCGGCTGTTGGTGTGGCTTTTGGGGCTGTCATAACTGGTGATACGGAAACGCTTATTACTGCGATTGTATTAGCACTTGGAATCGGCATTCAAAATTTTCCAGAGGGAGCAGCTGTTTCGATTCCATTACGCGGGGAAGGTTTATCAAGAGGGAAGAGCTTTTGGTACGGACAGTTATCTGCAGTAGTTGAGCCGATTTTTGCCGTTATCGGTGCTGTTTTAGTTGTTTTTGTTACACCTATCCTGCCATTTGCGCTTGCATTTGCCGCTGGAGCGATGATTTTCGTGATTGTGGAAGAGCTAATACCTGAATCTCAAGTGGAAGGTTCAGCCGATTTAGCAACGGCTGCAACTATGGCTGGTTTTGCAGTTATGATGGTTTTAGACGTAGCTTTAGGATAA
- a CDS encoding DUF1149 family protein, producing MDIVTNKIVVEKYNFETTMEENQPFENKIELEVHEVEPVDGNVELMAKGKIFKITIPFLLVLENFRIDGRISRIIQLKDFFGQFSDLEAKDVEGLSNPLIDYIKRLTYDVTEIAFDEPGVSLDFNANHNG from the coding sequence ATGGATATTGTAACTAATAAAATTGTCGTAGAGAAATACAACTTTGAAACAACAATGGAAGAAAATCAACCGTTCGAAAACAAAATTGAATTAGAAGTCCATGAAGTAGAACCAGTTGATGGAAACGTAGAATTAATGGCTAAAGGTAAGATTTTTAAAATCACGATTCCGTTTTTACTAGTTCTTGAAAATTTCCGGATTGACGGTCGAATTAGCCGTATTATCCAGTTAAAAGACTTTTTTGGTCAATTTTCTGACTTAGAAGCAAAAGATGTGGAAGGTTTATCAAATCCACTAATTGATTACATTAAACGTCTTACTTACGATGTGACCGAAATTGCATTTGATGAGCCAGGGGTTAGTTTAGATTTTAATGCTAATCATAACGGCTAG
- a CDS encoding DUF4064 domain-containing protein, translating into MNRQTEFILLIIGASFSIITFFAAALYALVFGFSAIVLSGSPMTYGGSEEMIMSWIFTFFSIIAVIFTVASAVFGFIGAFKIKNNSSKVKTIAVCFIILGGLQVFSIQGILFLIAGILTLTKKEYKTNFRENEGIKWE; encoded by the coding sequence ATGAATAGACAAACAGAATTTATTTTGCTTATAATAGGCGCTTCTTTTAGTATCATCACTTTTTTTGCAGCAGCATTATATGCACTGGTTTTTGGATTTAGCGCAATTGTTTTATCGGGTTCACCAATGACTTATGGTGGTTCTGAAGAAATGATTATGTCTTGGATATTTACTTTCTTTTCTATTATTGCTGTGATTTTTACAGTAGCATCAGCTGTTTTTGGATTTATTGGAGCTTTTAAAATTAAAAATAACAGCTCTAAAGTAAAAACAATTGCTGTTTGTTTTATCATATTAGGAGGATTGCAAGTTTTTTCAATACAAGGTATTCTATTTTTAATCGCAGGAATTTTAACTCTTACAAAAAAGGAATACAAAACAAATTTTAGAGAAAATGAGGGGATAAAATGGGAATAG
- a CDS encoding VOC family protein, whose protein sequence is MKIEHVALWTKDLEKMKQFYVTYFGATANELYENKTKGFKSYFLSFKSGARLEIMSRIDVAGKNTGESLGWAHIAIATDSKEAVDELTEKIRQAGFSVAGEARTTGDGYYESVVLDPEGNRIEITC, encoded by the coding sequence ATGAAAATAGAACATGTAGCTTTATGGACAAAAGATTTAGAAAAAATGAAACAATTTTATGTGACTTATTTTGGTGCAACAGCTAATGAATTATACGAAAATAAAACAAAAGGCTTCAAATCCTATTTTCTCTCTTTTAAAAGTGGGGCAAGGCTGGAAATTATGAGCCGCATCGATGTTGCTGGAAAAAACACCGGCGAAAGTTTAGGCTGGGCACATATTGCGATCGCAACGGACTCAAAAGAAGCCGTGGATGAACTAACAGAAAAAATAAGACAAGCTGGTTTTAGTGTCGCTGGTGAGGCGAGAACAACTGGAGACGGCTACTATGAAAGTGTAGTTCTTGATCCAGAAGGCAATCGAATAGAAATCACTTGTTAG